In the Paenibacillus sp. J23TS9 genome, TTTTCCATTCGGTAATAGTCCAGAAAGTCTACAATGGTTTGACCGGTATACTTTTTAAATGAGGAATTCAAATAAGAACGCGATACGGAAAAATGATCTGCCATACGCTGAACGGAAAATTCATGCTCCGCATAATGCTCTTGAATATGAGAAATCCAAACCTCAGAGACTCCCTGAAGAGGGTCCTTCGATTCTTGAACCAACAAGCAGATATGGCGGACCAGTGATACCAAATCCTGCATCGTATCAAATTTAGCCAGGCTGAATACATCAGGATAGGGTTCCTCATGCTTGTAGGGATTGAGTCTAAAATGCGTTTTGATCATGCAGCCAACAACGTCGTAGCAAATGCAGCGGGCGATATGCAAAGGAATGGGATTCTGCTGCATATAGCTCTGCAAGCTCTGCAAAATATCCTCGACCTTCGTTGAGTCCCCTTGCTGCATATATAACATCAGCTGTTCCATTTCCTCTTTGGGATACCAATTAGCCGAAAAATTCTCTGCTGTGATTTCCCCATATGTTATCAGTGTGTTGTAACCTCTGATCAACTTGTAATCCATGGAGGTAGAGGCCTCAATATACGATTTCCCCACTAGGCTGATATCACCATAAATTCCCCCTACCCCCATGGTCACTTTGTTTCCGTAAGACTCGATCAGCTTACCATGTAAGTTAAGCAAAAGCCGGTGCCAATGATCTTTTTCTTCTTCCGTGACCGCGCAGATGAAGGTGCTTTTTGCTTCATCCATCGTATCCACATGATAGCTCTCGAAATAAGCTCGGAAAACGACCTCTAGGCCAGGAATCTCCTGCTCGTCCATTCCAGCAGACGGAGATTCAACCGTTATTTCCAACATGACCACAAAATAAAGGGAGTTGGTAAAAGCTACTCCAACGTCGTTTCCATCTGCCTGAAAAATATTCTTATCGAAAATCCTTCCTCTCAGCAAGCTGAGAAGCAAATGGTTACGTGCCGCCGCTTTGTTATTGTGGAATTTAATTTTCAGCTCCTGATGGTCTTCCGCTAAGCGGCCGATCATTCCATGTGCATCATGAAGCGTGCGGGCAGCTCCCCCCCATTGTTTGTTTATAAAAGCCAGCAGTTGATCAATCGGCCTATAGTTCAGTCGCATGAGCAAGAAGATTAGCACGCTGCCAATAAGCAGCAAAATCAAAATAGAGAAGAAAAACTGCGTCTTCACCAGACTCGTTTTATTCAAAAAGTCGCTTTCAGGGAGCATCGTCACGTAAGTCCAACCATCATTCTGCACTTTAAGCGTAGAAATGGCGTAATTTTCATTGTTGATTGCCGTGATCGTCATGCCGCTTGTTGCGGACTTGATCGCTTGTCTGAATTCTGGGCTTTCCAGATATGCTTCATGATGCAGCGCAGCTACGATTTCCCCGTCGCTATTCAGAATCAGGGAATTTCCATTCCTTTCTTCCAGCGTGCCTTCAAGCAGCTTTTTCACAGACTCCTCTTCCACAATGAATATTAAGACACCGGAAGGAGTTGAGCTGTTATAGGGGATGGGCACCATATAGGTTATTACGTGGTCCGTGTTCAGTTCTTTTGAATAGATGGGTTCAGCAGGCCTTAGTTGAGGTTTTTTCAGATTACGGATGTCGAAAAGAAATTGATCGGAAGGCCAATTTTCGTACTGATAAATGGTCTTGGCAAATATGGAAACCGGGTACGTCGTATTCGAGGAGAACATGTATTGATTGTCCTTTAAATAAAGCACGACATTATGAATAAACTGATTGGCAGCCGTATAACGGAGAGCATCCTTCGCATCGAGTGCATAAGACATGGATTTGTTGAGTTTGTATGGAGACAGCTCGGGTTTGGAGGAAACTTCAATCGCAATTTTATTCATTTCGCTGATTTTACCTTCAAACGTGCTTCTGGCCTGTTCAAGAACATGCCGATGTCCAAGGGTAATTTCCTCTTGTAGAATGCCAACAAACTTTTGATAATTGAGTAGACCGATTAGAAGAATCGGAATCAGCAGAAGTACAACATACGAGAGCAAATAGCGATAAAATAATGGAGTATCCTTTCTCCCCAATAGAACAGCCCCTCTCTTCATCACATCGTTGAAATGCAGATAACCCGCATGGAATGCGGGTTATGATTTTCAAACCATAGATAAATTATAAGAAGCCTTCTATTAAAAACAATGATAAACGGTTGTCTTATTTTTGCATTTTGTAAGGTGTATGATCCTGTATTGAAAAATGGCGCTCATACTATTTGAATTCTATTTTCTTGGCGGTAACGATAGGCTGATAATAACCGGATTCCGAAGGCATATGCCACCTGATATCTGTAAAACCAGCGTCGCTTAAAAACGCACTTAATTCATGCCTCAATAATGCTCTATAGGATGTACTGTTTACTTCGGTCTGCCACACTCCATCGATCTCCTGCATAATAAATTGATGGGTTATATAGAAGTTATCGTCCCCCATCCAATCCCAGACTTGAAAAGAAATACGTTTGCCTTTGTCCATGACTCGCGGAGAAGTCGCGCGCTGCTTATCTTTGATTTCGTTATCATAATCCCTCATGGAAATGATCAGCAGGCCGTTGTCTAGAACCTTGGAATATAGATTGCGGCATGCCGCTTTTAAATCTTCATCTGTAAGCAAATGGGGGATTGCATTGTCAGCCGATAAAACAACCTCAAACTGCCCAGGAACGTCTTGTTCAAGACTTCGAAAATCTGCAGTACCAAACTCGATATGAACTCCTGCTTTTTCAGCCTCCCGCACTGCCCGTTCAACCGACTTAGCGCTAAGATCCGTAGCCGTTATGGTAAACTTATGCTGCGCCAAACCCAGCGACTGCGTTCCTATACCACAAGAAGCATCCAAAAGCTTGATCAAGCCATCACCTTTATGTTGATATTGGGAGCGAATGAAATCATTAAAAAAATCACCTTGCCAATGAATCGCTCGGTACCAGTCGTGAAAAATCAGATGGTACGTTTCCGAAAGCTCATTATAAAAATTCAGGCTAGAGTTCTTCTCCAATCGTATCCCCTCACTTTATCGGATGTATGTAGAAGCAAAATACCCGGCTTCTCCTGGAAAATCTGCTCTGGATAACCCATGCTTACCTAACAGCTGTCTGTAGCTATGGATAGTTCCATCATGAGCTATGATAAATACCCGATGATGAACACAGCCTTTTAGTCCGGCATAGAACTTTCCTTTACATGCCCTTCCCAGAGCGTGCAGATTTTATTATTTTAATAAGAATATTGATTAGAAATAGCAGAAATGCCTGTGCGATTCCGAAAAAAAATGCTTCCAGAATGACCAGAACCTCCAAAATATTATCAAAGGGTACAAAAAAAGGGGCCGTATCCGGAGGCATGTAAACATGAACCAGTACGCTGGATACGATACAAGACAAGAGAACAAGCATGAATAAATGCTTGGATTTTCTGATGAATATCACCGGGAATACAATGACTACAAAATAAAAAGCGGCATATTTATAAAAATAATCTATATACATGGCTGCGAAAATCAAGGGTGAACTCAGCAAACAAATGAATGCCGGCAGCATGAATCCCTTCTTGATTTTCACGCTGTAAGTCTCTTCTTGATTATTCTGATCTGGCCTCTGTGATTGATTTCATCTTCAAAGACATGAAACCACATGAAATAATGATTGGCCTGTTTTTCATTCCAGAACTCTTCTTCTTGTTCTAACCAATCATCATTCACCGTTTTAGATAATTCAAATGTCCGATTTCTGACTTCATTTAAGTTATTCAAATAAAAGTCCAAATCATTTCCCCGAATCCCAACTCGCCCTTCTTCGCCAAGATTTAAGGCCGCTCCCCATCTTGATACTTCCTCTTCACTTAATTCTCTTTTTTCAAAAGTATAAACTTGGTATACATACTCAACTGCGGCAAAATGGAGTAACAATGCACCAATTGAATTACTCTCAGGATCCATTAGAAAATCCAATTGATCTACAGATAAACTGTTTAGGGCTTGAAGGGTTGTAAACCGTGCGTAATTCATCATCGACAGCAGGCGGCTAATTTGAGGCGAATACCCAGGTATATCGGTAATGAGATAGATTTTGTCCATATCCAACATTTGCTTTCCCCCAATGGATTATTTGATTTGCCTGCTGTTCGCAATTTCATCTAACATATAATGTGCAAAATCGAAAAGGATATGGTTGTTCAATTCTATGTATTCCATCTCACCATTATATTTAGCAAGGCATTGCTTAATGACATCAACATATTGATCAGGCACTACCTTTAAGGCCCAATCACCGCCTTCTCTCTTTGAAGAGATAACGGATTCCTTCATATAACGAAGGGTCCTGGATAAATTCAATACGTAGTACTCGGGATTGTCAGCTATTCCTTCAAGCGTACCTTCGATATCCGACATAATGGAATGTATAAAATACTGTTTATCTATTGGCTTGAAGACATCCCTGATCGGTTTGCCGTAAAGGACAACTCCGCGATCATAGATGAGAGTAAAATGAGCTGCGATATCTGGATCCTCGAATCCTCCACAAAAGTAACTCGTATCTGCTTTATATTTTTCTCTATGAAATGCAGAGAAGTGAAATTCAAACGGAGTGGGATAAACAAATTCATCCGCATACGATTCCAACACCACGCTCAATTCAATGCCCTTTATGATTTCCAGCTCTTCTTCAATCAAAATAAGCTGGGATGCAATTCTTTTATAGGTGTCCACCTCATGCTTTTCCTTAACGATGACTAACAAATCGATATCACTATGGCCTGGATTAAAGCCTCCCAAAGCCAATGATCCATGAAGATATATTCCTGTGAGGGATTCCGATAACTCTTTTTTGAAAAGATCAACAATACCCTCTAGATTAATCTGTGGTTTCACATCATCTCCACCTTCGGTAAGGACTTATTATTTATTACTGAATGCTTGAATATATTTTTGTCTGTCTTCTCTAAATATTTCTGTATAATGATCCTTGGTATAATTCTTTATCACTTTTCTCCAAAAGGATATGGCCGGGGTATTCGCTTGCATCTGGGCAATCTTCCTAATCAATGTCTCCTTCATACTTCCCGTCTGATTGGATATCTTGATCGGTATATTCGCTAAAGTCGTAATGATATAATTGATACAAATTCGACAATAGTTTTCTTTCTGTCTGGGTTACTGGAATAAGATTGATGTCCATAATCTCTCCTAATCATCCTTTGTTTTTATGTACTTTCATTTGTCTGTCTTATTTAGTTGCATATATCGATAACCATTGAGGAAGAGCTGCCAGAGGGTTCGATTTCCAATTGCACAGGCTATCCTACATACCAGATATCAGACCATTGATTCCAGGAGTTTCTAATGAGATCTTCATGGTTTTTCATTTGCTTCCTCCCGCTTTCATTGGCATATTACTTAATACTCGATGGACATGGATTAATGATCCGGATATTTTTCTTTCAAGAACGCTACAGATTGGTTGATTAATGCCTTTAATACTTCAATATCAATGTCTGCTACTTTGTTGATATATACACATGCTTTTCCTGTTGTGTGTTTTCCAAAATCCTTCAATACATATTCTCGGTTTGTGTCATCACCTACTGCAAAATACAAACTGATTTTCGCTTTGCGAGGTGAAAAGCCCACCAGTGGTGCATCGCCTTCGTGACCAGATTCATATTTATAATGATATGCACCGAATCCAATAATACTTGGTCCCCACATCTTCGCATCATAGCCCGTCGTTTCCGTGAAAATATCCAATAATTTGTATGCGTCTTCACGTTTCTTAGGACTATCCACATTTTCAATAAACTCAATGACACTATGGTCTGTTTCTTTAGTTTTTAATTCGTACATAGATCAATACCTCCTTTTCTCATCATCAGGTATTCTATTTCATTCATTATAGCCGTGATTGAGTTACTAACCAATGAGCCGCTTCTAAAATGTCACTCGCAATAAAATCCGGTTCTGTTTCTTTCCATTGATCTCGAAATTGGCCTAAAGATTCTTCTCCCCATCCTGTTTTTACAAGTATCTTTTTGGCACCCACCTGATGCGCGGCTAACATATCCGTATCCCCTACATCACCAATCACTGCACAGTTGGATAAATTCAGCTGAAACTCTTTAGCGGCTCTTATCAGCATTCCTGCTTTGGGTTTTCTACAAGTACAATTATCATTTATTCCATGCGGGCATATGTAGGAATGTTCAAATCAATAGCCAATTGTGCATTCGGAAAAAGCTCAAAATGATTAGGATGAATAAAATGTCCATTCCCACCTATTGTTCCATCGCGGTCTATAAATACGGCTTCTATTTCTTGCTTCATATGCTATTCTCACATCCTTTAGCGAATTTCCAATACCGTTTCGCGAATTCACATATAAACCTTCGATCGTTCATTTGCTGCGATACCAGTTCATCAATCACTTGAGTATCTTCGTATAAATAGCTGGAGCACTTATACATTTATTGTTCTGATATTCTGCTTTTATGATCGATACTTCATTTACCAACGCTGTGATCATTTCCATATTATTAGTGCAGTAATTGAATGCCTCTAATAATTTATCTTGACTTAACCGATTAGCTATCGTGCAATGTGGAATCCATTGGCCCGGTAAATAAAGATCAGAATCCGTTGGATATTTGCCAAGCTCTTTGTGGAGCTTTGCGTGAATATCCAGAAGCTCTCTTGCAGGTGTCGGTGTCAAAAATAATGTCCCTGAATGGATAAATGTCCCTAAGACGTTGAATTCAAGGTGAAACTTTGACTGCATGTCAAATAGCCTATCAAATGAATATATAAAATCATCGATGTTCATATTCTGATAACCAGCCAAAGTGATGTGTGGTTTTCTGTCTATTACTTCTTCAGCATAATTAGATATAGAGAGTTCGCTTAACTCTCCCCAAATTTTTTTAATCATAAGTTCAATTTCTTGTTCAAAATGAAGCACGACTCCGTACATTTACATCCCCCCCACAATCACCCTCAACAACTTCTTTCATTCCGCTTTTGGTTTCCAACTTGTAAGCCCTTTGGGCGCATACTTCGAATGCCATTCCATGAACTCTTTATATGTTTGTATGTTGTAGTCAATAACAGCCTCGTAAATTCGAATAGAGGCAATACTCTCTGCATTCCATGCGATCTGATTTTTAATCGTAAGAATGGATTCTCTGGATTCATCCGTTAATACCCGATTCAATGGTTCCACGAGATCTTTTGCACACGGGCCCGGATGATCATGCGCTAACAGCCACATATCAATCTTCCAAATTAAATCGTTCTCGTATTTGTATCTCAACTGAAAATATATTCCCTGATCTTCTCCATCTAGATGGTTCGAATATCTTGCTCCAATGACTTTAGGATTCTTTACACAGCTCTCGAGAACTCGAAATCCGGAAGCAACCTCCGGTTGATCACAATAGATCTCCATATCAATATCACGGTTAAAAATCAAGTTATAGGCTGCTGCTCCGACTAACACCGGTTCCCCAACGGCACTCCATAAATTCAGTAAATCAAGTTCATTTAAAATAAGATTTGCTTCTATTAACTTTTCGCCAGCCTGTTGTAAAGAATTCATTTTTCGTTCTCCTGTTTTTTTGAATTTTATAGATTTTATTTGACGTACACCACTACTTTGAATGATTCGCTATATAACTCTTATCCTTTAATCATAAACTTTGTTTCTCCTTGCCTAGATGTCTTATCTCATTCCATCCATTAAATCATATTGTAAATAATATAATCCATATTATTGTATTTGTTTCTAAATATTCCTTCTTTTGATGCAACTAATCTTTCGATAGCTCTTTTAGATAATGGGAATCTCCTTTATTTACCTGACTCTCAAGCTGAATTGAGCACTATTCAAATAATATTGACACCGTGTCATAATTATATTATAGTGTACACATCATAAGTTTTCATTTTCCCTAGAAGAGGTGACATTATTGAAAGCGATTACAAATAACTTTTCGCTTGCTTTCGCCAAACAACTGGATGCTTTGGATGAATTAGCACCGTTGCGGGATGAGTTTTATGTCCGTGAAGACATGATTTACCTGGATGGAAATTCTCTAGGCTTAATCTCAAAACGTGCTGAAAGAACGATGCTGGAACTGCTCGAATCTTGGAAAACACATCATATTGATGGCTGGACTCAAGGCGAGCGCCCTTGGTTCTATCTGCCTGAAACTCTTTCCAAACAAATGGCCGCGCTGGTCGGCGCTGATCCGGAAGAAGTTATTATTACCGGTTCTACGTCAAGTAACATTCATCAGTTAGTCTCGACATTCTATCAACCCCAAGGTAAACGCACGAAAATTATGGCGACAGAGCTCGATTTCCCTACAGATATTTATGCTTTGCAAAGCCAGCTTCGTCTAAAAGGCTTCGATCCTGATCAGCATCTGATTCGTGTCACAAGCCGGGATGGACGTATGATCGAAGAAGATGATATTATCGCAGCCATGTCTGATGAAGTCGCTCTAATCCTGCTTCCAACCGTGTTATACCGCAGCGGTCAATTGCTGGATATGCAACGGCTAACAACCGAAGCACATGCCCGTGGCATTTTAATTGGATTCGATGGCTGTCATTCCGTTGGTTCCATTCCCCATTATTTAAGCGATTGGGAGGTTGACTTCGCGTTATGGTGCAACTATAAGTATGTAAATGGTGGACCTGGCGGCGTAGCCTCTCTTTATGTTAACAAGAAGCATTTTGGGCGTATTCCTGGCCTTACGGGCTGGTACAGTTCTAACAAGGATAAACAGTTTGATATGGAGCACAGCTTGACTGTTGAACAGACCGCAGGTGCTTATCAAATTGGAACGCCGCATATTTTCAGCATCGCTCCATTGATCGGTTCATTGGAAATTTTCGAGATGACGACCATTGAACAGATTCGTCAAAAATCTCTGCATATCAGCCGGTACATGATTGATTTGATTAATCACGAGCTCCAAGGTCTCGGTTATACCATTGCGAATCCGATGGACGATGCCCGCCGTGGAGGTCATATCAGCTTGGAGCATGATGAGGCTATTCGAATTTGTAAAGCGCTGAAGCAAAACCAAGTCATCCCAGACTATCGCTCTCCTAACGTAGTTCGTCTAGCGCCTGTTGCTCTCTACACGACATATGAAGATGTGTGGAAAACGGTACAAATACTTAAGCTTATCATTGTAGAGAAACAATACGAAGCCTTCGATACTCAGCGTGGTGTTGTAGCCTAATGGATCGCTAGCACATTGCAAAGCACTCTTATTCTACAGAATCGGGATAAGAGTGCTTTCCTGTGTTTACCTGCTGTCTTAAAAGCACAAAACCCCTTATACTGCGCATCCAATTTGCATGCAGCAATATAAGGGGAGCTTCGTTAACAGGTCACACACAACTTAACGTTACACTTCCAAGATGAGCGAATTGGGCTTGAATGGTATCTCCGGGTTTGAAGGCAATAGCCTCGGTGATGGCTCCGCTCAGCACAACATCTCCCCTGCGAAGTCCTAGTCCGCGTTCACCTAGCTTATTAACTGCCCAAGCCACAGAGACAGCAGGATCTCCTAAGACAGCAGCACCCGATCCGGTCGTTACGACCTGACTATTCTTGGTCATGACCACACCAAGTTCGGGTAACTCCACATCGCGAACGGGGACCATCTTGCTTCCAATAACGAACTTAGCTGATGAACAATTATCAGCTACAACATCAGGGAGTGTAAATTTAAAATCCAGATAGCGACTATCAATCACTTCAATGGCAGCTGCTACATACTGCGTAGCCCTAAGAACATCTTCGCCCGTAATATCCGTGCCTTGTAAATCCTCTCCTATAAAAAAGGCAATTTCAGGCTCTGCCTTTGGATGAATGAACTGCTTATGATCCATCGGTTCCCATTCCAGTGCTAACATATCACGGGTCAGTACACCATAGATCGCTTCGTAAACTCCCATCATTTCCTGCTTCGCCTTGCTCGTCAGCCCAAGCTTATATCCAATGGACCGGGTCCCGGCTTCAATCTTGCGCCGAATGAGGAGCGTCTGCACATCATATGCCGTGTTCAACGAAAGTTCCGGATAATTCTCCGTCAACTTCAATACCTCTTTACGTTCTTGCTCAGCATCGAGTAGGTAATTAACAATATCCTGCTGCATCGCCTGTGTTATAGCCATTATTTAGAGCACCTCGTTTTTGTTGGTATGTGCAAGTTCTGCCGCGACATCTAGAATCATATCTTCTTGCCCACCAATGATTCCTCTGCGTCCAAGCTCAATTAGAATGTCTCGGGAGTCAATGCCAAATCGCTTACCAGCACGCTGTGCATGCAATAGGAAGCTCGAATATACACCCGCGTAACCCATAACGAGGCTGCCTGTCAGAATTTCCTGCGGGCGCTGTAGCATCGGCCCGATAACATGTTCCGCCAAGTCCATCATTCGATAGAGGTCAATGCCAATATCGAGACCCATCTTTTGCAGGACAGCAACTAGAACCTCTGTCTGCGTGTTACCTGCACCCGCTCCAAGACAACGCACACTCCCATCAATACGAGTAGCGCCCTCCTCAATCGCCACAAGCGTATTTGCAACCGCTAGCGATAGGTTGTTATGCGCATGGAAACCAATCTCGATCGACAACGATTCATGCAGTGCCTTAATCCGTTCCTTCACCTGATGCGGAAGCAGAGCGCCTGCCGAATCTGTCACGTAAACTGCCTCAGCTCCATAACTCTCCATAAGTTTAGCCTGTTCCACCAGCTTTTCAACAGGGGCGGAATGCGACATCATTAAGAATCCGATCGCTTCCATCCCAAGTTCTCTGGCCATGTACAGATGCTGCGCGGATACATCAGCTTCCGTCACGTGGGTAGCCACACGAACCAGACGGGCGCCCAAAGCATGCGCCTGCTTCAGTTCATGCACTGTTCCGATTCCCGGCAGCAACAGAACGGCAATGCGGGCCTGCTTACTCTCCTCAACCGCAGCTTCAATGAGCTTCATTTCATCCACGAGGGATCTCCCATATTGTAAGGTAGACCCACCCAAACCATCACCGTGGCTGACCTCAATATTGTGTACACCCGCCTCGTCAAGTGCATGTACTGCACTGCGAATCTGTGATTCTGTGAATTGATGGGCAACCGCATGACTCCCATCACGTAACGATACTTCTGTAATTTGAAGGGTTTTATCACTTTTCCGAATCATGAATAATCCACCCCCCGCTTCCCTTTTCCCTCAAGTTCCATAAGCAGTTCTTTTGCAATATCTTCCCCCACCCGAACGGCCGCTGCTGTCATAATATCGAGATTACCGGCGTATGGCTCGAAATAATCTCCCGCACCTTCCACCTCCAGAAATACCGTGACCCGATTTCCATCGAATAAAGGCTCCTGCTTCAGCCGGTATCCCGGTACATAATCTTGAACTCGTTTGACCATCGCATGTATAGCTTCATGAATAAGAGTTTCATTCATATGCTCCACTTCACAATAGACGGTATCTCGCATCATAAACGGTGGATCAGCAGGATTCAGGACGATCAACGCTTTGCCGCGTTCTGCCCCGCCTACCTCTTCGATTCCCCTACGTGTCGTTATGGTAAACTCATCAATATTTGCACGGGTCCCTGGTCCTGCACTCTTACTTGAAATCGTAGCCACAATTTCGGCGTAGCTCACATTTGCAATCTCATTGACCGCATGAACTATGGGAATGGTCGCTTGTCCTCCGCAGGTAATCATGTTTACATTTCTTGCGTTCATATGCTGCCCCATATTAACCGCCGGGGATAGAAAAGGTCCAACCGCAGCCGGAGTTAGGTCAATGACCATTTTCCCCATCTTCTGCAGCACTTCATTATGCTTCAGATGTGCTTTAGCTGATGTCGCGTCAAATACAATGTCCGCTAAATCCGGATGTTCCTCAAGTCCTTGAATTCCATTTGAAAATATTACGTAACCGCGCTGCCGAGCACGTTCCAGGCCTTCCGAGCCGGGATCGATCCCTACCATAGCCGTCATCTGTAGCCATTCGCTGCGTTCGAGCTTATACATTAAATCTGTTCCAATGTTACCGGACCCGATAATAGCCGCCTTCATCTTCCCCATCGTGGATTCTCCTCCTATTCAAAAGCGACAGATACATTACCAAGCTGCCCGAACCGCGCCTCAATATAATCACCCTTGTACACATTGACTGCTCCGGATAAAGCACCAGGCAGTATAATCTCACCTGCCTTTAGCGTAATATTAAAGTCGCTGAGCTTATTCGCAAGCCAGGCAATCGCATGAGCGGGATGTCCAAGCGCAGCTGCTCCCGCGCCAGTAGCGATGAGTTCGCCATTCTTTAGAAGGACCATTCCGAGCGCCCGTAGATCGATATGATCAATCGGTGTTTTTTGTTGTCCAACAACAACTCGGGCAGACGAGCCATTATCCGCTACAGTATCAACAAGTTTAATTTTCCAATCTGCAATGCGGCTATCAATAATTTCCAATGTCGGAACAACATATTTCGTTGCAAGCAGCACATCAAGAAAAGTCACATCCGGTCCGCTAATATCCCGTTCCAAAATAAATCCGATTTCCGCTTCAATTCGCGGGGATATCATATTACTCACATGAACAACACTCTGATCTGCAACCTCCATGTCATCGAGTAAATGTCCATAATCAGGTTCATTCACATTTAACATCGTTTGCATGGCTTTACTCGTCAGACCAACTTTCTTGCCAATAATATGACGTCCAGCCTCGAGTCTTTCTTGTACGACCTGCAATTGAATGTGATACGCATCCGTCACTGTCAGATCCGGGTAGCGCTCCGTTAACGGTAGTATCGCAACCTGCGATGATTCCGCAGCCATTAACTCGAATGCAAGCTTATTTCTGATTGAATCCATGATGAATCGGCCTCTTTTCTACTAAAAGTAAATGAGATGGTGACGGGAGCGTCACCACCATCTTTTATAACTTCATCGTGATCGATTTAGCTTCTGTATAGAAATCGAAGCTGTGACGGCCGCCCTCACGACCAATTCCACTAGCTTTGGATCCACCAAATGGTGTGCGTAAGTCGCGGAAATACCAACAATTAATCCAGAACAGTCCGGAATTCACTTGTGCAGCCACTCGGTGTGCTCTCCGTAGATCATTGGTCCACACAACACCTGCAAGCCCGTAAATCGAATCGTTAGCTATGCGGATGGCTTCCTCTTCTGTTTTAAAAGGAATCACCACGAGTACAGGACCAAAAATTTCTTCCTGTGCCACTCGCATCTGATTATCGACATCATAGAGAACGGTTGGCTTATAGAAGTTACCTTCCCCAAGCCCCTTTACTCTCTCACCACCGCAGCCAAGTTTCGCACCTTCAGCAAGACCAATGTCCACATAGCTGTGAACGGATTCCAAATGCGATTTGGATACGAGCGCTCCCATCTCTGTCTCATCATCAAGCGGAAGGCCTACTTTAATCTGATTCACAGCCGTAATCAATTTCCCCAAAAATTCCTCGTATACGCTTTCATGAATCAGCATCCGCGAGCCTGCCAAGCAGATTTGCCCTTGATTACGATAAATCGCATCAATCGATCCTTGAAGGGCTTCATCCAAATCTGCATCTTCAAAAATAATGTTGGCAGATTTGCCGCCCAGCTCCAGCGACACCGGAATCAGAGATTCAGAGGCATTCCGCATCACCGTCTTACCCGTCCCCGATTCACCCACAAACGAAATACGGCGCACATACGGATGGGATGCCATCACGGTGCCTACACTGTTTCCGGGTCCCGCAATAATGTTGAGAACACCTGGTGGCAGCCCCGCTTCGTTAGCGATTTCCCCAAGGACGAACGCACTTAGCGGTGTATATGATGCA is a window encoding:
- a CDS encoding 2'-5' RNA ligase family protein, encoding MYGVVLHFEQEIELMIKKIWGELSELSISNYAEEVIDRKPHITLAGYQNMNIDDFIYSFDRLFDMQSKFHLEFNVLGTFIHSGTLFLTPTPARELLDIHAKLHKELGKYPTDSDLYLPGQWIPHCTIANRLSQDKLLEAFNYCTNNMEMITALVNEVSIIKAEYQNNKCISAPAIYTKILK
- the kynU gene encoding kynureninase, encoding MKAITNNFSLAFAKQLDALDELAPLRDEFYVREDMIYLDGNSLGLISKRAERTMLELLESWKTHHIDGWTQGERPWFYLPETLSKQMAALVGADPEEVIITGSTSSNIHQLVSTFYQPQGKRTKIMATELDFPTDIYALQSQLRLKGFDPDQHLIRVTSRDGRMIEEDDIIAAMSDEVALILLPTVLYRSGQLLDMQRLTTEAHARGILIGFDGCHSVGSIPHYLSDWEVDFALWCNYKYVNGGPGGVASLYVNKKHFGRIPGLTGWYSSNKDKQFDMEHSLTVEQTAGAYQIGTPHIFSIAPLIGSLEIFEMTTIEQIRQKSLHISRYMIDLINHELQGLGYTIANPMDDARRGGHISLEHDEAIRICKALKQNQVIPDYRSPNVVRLAPVALYTTYEDVWKTVQILKLIIVEKQYEAFDTQRGVVA
- a CDS encoding 2-keto-4-pentenoate hydratase, with protein sequence MAITQAMQQDIVNYLLDAEQERKEVLKLTENYPELSLNTAYDVQTLLIRRKIEAGTRSIGYKLGLTSKAKQEMMGVYEAIYGVLTRDMLALEWEPMDHKQFIHPKAEPEIAFFIGEDLQGTDITGEDVLRATQYVAAAIEVIDSRYLDFKFTLPDVVADNCSSAKFVIGSKMVPVRDVELPELGVVMTKNSQVVTTGSGAAVLGDPAVSVAWAVNKLGERGLGLRRGDVVLSGAITEAIAFKPGDTIQAQFAHLGSVTLSCV
- the dmpG gene encoding 4-hydroxy-2-oxovalerate aldolase, which encodes MIRKSDKTLQITEVSLRDGSHAVAHQFTESQIRSAVHALDEAGVHNIEVSHGDGLGGSTLQYGRSLVDEMKLIEAAVEESKQARIAVLLLPGIGTVHELKQAHALGARLVRVATHVTEADVSAQHLYMARELGMEAIGFLMMSHSAPVEKLVEQAKLMESYGAEAVYVTDSAGALLPHQVKERIKALHESLSIEIGFHAHNNLSLAVANTLVAIEEGATRIDGSVRCLGAGAGNTQTEVLVAVLQKMGLDIGIDLYRMMDLAEHVIGPMLQRPQEILTGSLVMGYAGVYSSFLLHAQRAGKRFGIDSRDILIELGRRGIIGGQEDMILDVAAELAHTNKNEVL
- a CDS encoding acetaldehyde dehydrogenase (acetylating) yields the protein MGKMKAAIIGSGNIGTDLMYKLERSEWLQMTAMVGIDPGSEGLERARQRGYVIFSNGIQGLEEHPDLADIVFDATSAKAHLKHNEVLQKMGKMVIDLTPAAVGPFLSPAVNMGQHMNARNVNMITCGGQATIPIVHAVNEIANVSYAEIVATISSKSAGPGTRANIDEFTITTRRGIEEVGGAERGKALIVLNPADPPFMMRDTVYCEVEHMNETLIHEAIHAMVKRVQDYVPGYRLKQEPLFDGNRVTVFLEVEGAGDYFEPYAGNLDIMTAAAVRVGEDIAKELLMELEGKGKRGVDYS
- a CDS encoding 2-keto-4-pentenoate hydratase yields the protein MDSIRNKLAFELMAAESSQVAILPLTERYPDLTVTDAYHIQLQVVQERLEAGRHIIGKKVGLTSKAMQTMLNVNEPDYGHLLDDMEVADQSVVHVSNMISPRIEAEIGFILERDISGPDVTFLDVLLATKYVVPTLEIIDSRIADWKIKLVDTVADNGSSARVVVGQQKTPIDHIDLRALGMVLLKNGELIATGAGAAALGHPAHAIAWLANKLSDFNITLKAGEIILPGALSGAVNVYKGDYIEARFGQLGNVSVAFE